The DNA region GGCCGTCAGCTACGGTGGTTTCTGTTTCGATGCGAACCTTGTAGCGGGTCTCGCTTGGGATCTGGTCGGGCATCCGTTTATGGGTAACGGTGCAGAGGTCGCCATACTGACGGATGCGGAGCAGCTGTGTTTGGGCGCGCAGATCGCGCGTAGCCGTGTCATAGAGGGTGTTGTGCTCGAAGGTGCGGGGCGTATCGAGACGGAAGCCGAGTTGGGGAAGGCGGGCCTGAAGTGCGGCGGGATCGGAAAGGGGGAATTTGAGTTCGATCTCTGCGCTTTGCATGGGTTGAGTATACGAGTTACTTGGTGCGCGCCGCTTTTTCGAGGCGGTCGCGGATGGCGAGGCCGACTCCGCTGGCTTCGGGAAGCGGGCAGAGGATGGTCGTGACGCCGCGGGCGTCGAGCTCTCGCAGTCCGGCGAAGACACGCTGAGCCAAGGCTTCGCTGTCGTTCCATGAGGCCCAAAGGAAGACCTCGGCCGAGAGCTTTGCTGTCCATCCTTGCGGGAGCAGAACTCCGATCTTTTCTCCGGCATGGCGTTCTTCTTGTTCGCGCAACTCCTCTTCGCTGGCTACCAGGATGAGCTTCGCGCGGGGAGCATAGTGACGGATGCCTACGCCGGGGGAGGGGAGGCTGGCTGGGTTTTCTGTGGGCGTAGCGGCGGGTTGGAAGATGTGCACTGGGCCAGTAATCGGTTCGATCATCTCGGGAGTGATTGCTCCGGGACGGTAGATGAGCATGGGGCTTTGATTGGGGTCGAGGACGGTGGATTCGACTCCAACTGTTGTTGGGCCGCCGTCGAGGATGGCGTCGATGCGGCCGTCGAGGTCTTCGAGGACGTGATCCGCGGTGGTTGGACTGGTGTGTCCGAAGCGGTTGGCGCTGGGCGCGGCGATGGGAACACCAGCGGCGCGGATGAGGGCGAGCGCGAGCGGGTGCGACGGCATTCGCACGCCGATCAGAGGCCTTCCAGCGGTGATCGCATCGGGAACTTTTGAGGTTCGCGGGAGGAGCAGAGTCAGCGGACCTGGCCAGAAGTGTTGGATGAGCTTTTCTGCTTTAGGTGTTGTAATGGCTATGTTTACCAGCATTTCGTGATCGCTGACGTGGACGATCAGGGGATCCCACGACGGGCGGCCTTTAGCGGCGAAGATCTTTGCGATAGCGTTGGCGTCGAGGGCATTGGCACCGAGGCCGTAGACGGTCTCGGTGGGGAAGGCTACGGTGCCCCCTTCGCGGAGGATTTTGGCGGCGTGCTGTATCTCGGAGGGCTGGAGGCGAGCTGTCATCGGGCAGAGAGGGCTAGTTGTCCGGCGAAGGCGTCGAGGGAGAGCGAGCGGAGGAGATTGCGGCGGAGGCCGCTGTAGACCTGATCGAGGCCGCGGGATGCGCCTTCGATCCACTGGAAGGAGAGGGTCTGCGAGAGGCGGTCGAGCTCTGTACGAAGGTCGGTGTTGCGGATGAGTTCGGGCGTTCCGGCACCGAGGAGGAGAAGGTCTTCGAGAAGGAGGGAGAGGGAGCGCAGCAGTGCGGTGGTCTTTTGCTGGCCTTCGGCTCCGGCGCGATAGGTTTCGGTCATCTTGAAGAGCGCGGTGTGATCGGGCTCGCTGGCGGCGGTGCGGAGGAGCAGGAGAGCGTCGGCGCGAGCGGCTGTGTAGGCGGCGAGGTCGAAGCCGAGGGCTTTGCCTGCGGCTCCTTGAGAGAGGCGGGCGATGAGAGTGCGCTGCTTGGGCGGAACGTCGGGGCGACGGTCGGCGAGCAGCATCTCGATCTCTTCGACGGGCAGTGCTCCGAGACGAACGGTGGCGCAGCGGGAACGAATGGTAGGCAGCAGCTCGCCGGGGTTTTCGGCGAGGATGATGATGTGGACGGTTGCGGGCGGCTCTTCAAGGACTTTGAGCAGGGAATTGGCCGCTTCTTTCATGAAGCTGGCGGCGGTGAGGATGAAGATCTTCTTTGGCGCTTCCGAGGGAAGGTAGTGCGAGCGCTGGATGACGGTGCGGACCTGGCCGAGTTTGATGAGAAGCTGCGGCGGGTCGGGTGGGATGATGAGAACGTCGGGGTGCGGCTGGACGAGGACGCGGGTGTCTTTTTTGTCGGCGTCGCGGAGTTCTTCGCGGATGGCTACAGCTTTGTCGACCTCGTCTTCGAGGTTGGCGGCGGAGGCGATGCGGGTGCAGTTGTGGCAGACTCCGCAGAAGCTGGCGAGGGACTGGCCGTTTGACCCGAAGGCTGTGCTGTACGAGCGTAGCTCGCGGGGCTGGCGCTCGCACTCAACCGCCATGGCCAGCATGAGGGCGAGGGTATATTTTCCGGCCCCGCTGGGTCCGGCTAGGATGAGCGAGTGAGGCAGGCGACCGGCGGCGATGGCGGTGCGCAGGTGCTCGATGGCGCTGGAGTTGCCGAGGAAGTCGTTGAAGTTGGTGGGGAAGCTTGCGGTCTGCGTCATATTTGGTGTGGTACCCCCCTCCCCCTACTTAAGTACTAAAGTCTTCAAAAGAAAGAACCTAAGTCCGGACTTCGGTCTGGACTCGATTTTAGCCTCTGTTAAATGAAAAGTCCCGGCGATGGGCCGGGCTTGTCTCTTTCTTCTGAATTAATTCTAACAGGGGTGTCAAGAGGGCAGAGCTCAAGTTCCGGTGATCCGAGGAAGAACTGGCAGGCGCGAAATCGCATCGCACCCATTATGCTGACTTTTCGTTCCTAATTAAAGCTCGATGAGTGATTCGGCGATTGGGCATGAATCGACAGACTGGTGTTCAGGAAAGATAGGTTCTAGACCCGCCGGCTCGGCATCTAGATAAACGACCTCTGAGTTCTGGTCCTGCGGTGGAAACCATTCCAATCGGAGTGGTAAACAAAGTTGTCCCACCCAGCGTTGCTCGTTAGGCTTCCTCCCCAGATGCCGATCTGCGCGGGACCGTCTTGCATCGAATTTCCTTTGTGGCTATAATGCCGCGGAGCGCTCTTGGCATCGCTAGCCTCACCTCACTCCGGGTCCCTTGTCAACGAATCATCCTGAGGAGGAAAGCATGTACTCCGATCTTCTTTTCTATGAAGCATCCGACGGAGTGGCCGAGGTGTATCGGACCAAACATGGCTCGATCGACATCGATCGTCACGAAACTGGCTGGGGCAACAATTGGACTCATATTGTGAATGGGCAATTTGGGCTCCCGGGTCTGTGTCAGCTCATCCTTTACGACGCAGTCTCAGGGACCATTCGGATAGAGTCGGTCGTCACCACTCCAAATAACGTTGGCGGGGAGTCACTCGTTAAGGAGATTACAAACTGGCGCCCGGGCTGGACGCACGTTGTAGCCGTAAGTTTTGTGGAAGGGGCCCAGCAACTGTTCTTCTGCGATGCAGACTATCTAAAAAAAGGTCTGGGTGTCTGCGAACTTTATAACGTGTCCTCGTCCAGCCCATGGCTGTCGCTCGCGCGCCAGTACCCGAACATGGGTAGTGGTGTGACGCAGGTTGTTCCCGGTAGATTCAGCAGCAAATTTGCGTCGGGTCTGGCCTTCTATTACGCCTTCAACGGGACGGGAGTTTTCTACGAGGCGGATCAGGACACCCTGTATTTTGTGAACGGTTTTGGGGAATTGCCAACCACGGTAAAACAGGTTGTACCTGGCAACTTTAGCGGTGGTCAGCAGACCGATCTGCTCTTTTATGACCCGGTTGGCAAAGTTGGTTACTTCTACTCGGTCGACAACGGTGGCGTCATCCACATTCTTGAGGCGAATA from Edaphobacter paludis includes:
- a CDS encoding L-threonylcarbamoyladenylate synthase → MTARLQPSEIQHAAKILREGGTVAFPTETVYGLGANALDANAIAKIFAAKGRPSWDPLIVHVSDHEMLVNIAITTPKAEKLIQHFWPGPLTLLLPRTSKVPDAITAGRPLIGVRMPSHPLALALIRAAGVPIAAPSANRFGHTSPTTADHVLEDLDGRIDAILDGGPTTVGVESTVLDPNQSPMLIYRPGAITPEMIEPITGPVHIFQPAATPTENPASLPSPGVGIRHYAPRAKLILVASEEELREQEERHAGEKIGVLLPQGWTAKLSAEVFLWASWNDSEALAQRVFAGLRELDARGVTTILCPLPEASGVGLAIRDRLEKAARTK
- a CDS encoding DNA polymerase III subunit delta' produces the protein MTQTASFPTNFNDFLGNSSAIEHLRTAIAAGRLPHSLILAGPSGAGKYTLALMLAMAVECERQPRELRSYSTAFGSNGQSLASFCGVCHNCTRIASAANLEDEVDKAVAIREELRDADKKDTRVLVQPHPDVLIIPPDPPQLLIKLGQVRTVIQRSHYLPSEAPKKIFILTAASFMKEAANSLLKVLEEPPATVHIIILAENPGELLPTIRSRCATVRLGALPVEEIEMLLADRRPDVPPKQRTLIARLSQGAAGKALGFDLAAYTAARADALLLLRTAASEPDHTALFKMTETYRAGAEGQQKTTALLRSLSLLLEDLLLLGAGTPELIRNTDLRTELDRLSQTLSFQWIEGASRGLDQVYSGLRRNLLRSLSLDAFAGQLALSAR